A region from the Benincasa hispida cultivar B227 chromosome 8, ASM972705v1, whole genome shotgun sequence genome encodes:
- the LOC120082677 gene encoding LOW QUALITY PROTEIN: pentatricopeptide repeat-containing protein DOT4, chloroplastic-like (The sequence of the model RefSeq protein was modified relative to this genomic sequence to represent the inferred CDS: inserted 2 bases in 1 codon; deleted 1 base in 1 codon): protein MQIHRFSPSSTLIIKRPLYLWNLTIRISVNGGFFTEXLETYSFMRHSGIHGNNFTFPLLLKACSNLASIGDGTMLHAHLIRVRFESDIFVQTSLVDMCSKCSDLASSRQMFDEMSTRSVISWNSMIAAYSRDFGVNEALKLFREMLGVGFEANSSTFVSLLSGFADPTHGSLFQGRSVHGCITKFQLLDDTPVANSLMQMYVNFGQIDSACSVFYTISDKTVISWTIMLGGYLRAGAVAKVFEIFNQMRKNNVVLDKVVFVDIISSCVQLGNLFLASSLHSLLLKTGLNNEDPIGCLLISMYLKRGDLLSARVVFDLLTEKSIYSWTSMISGYANAGYPREALRFFTMATQNNVRPNGAMLATAVSACADLGSLNMCREIEAFIPLNDLASDYQVSTSLIHLYCKCGSIEKAEIFFNSMIHRDLAAWSSMMNGYAMHCMGEEAINLFHKMQRSGMKPDASVYASILLACSHSGLVEDGLKHFKNMQLDFGIVPTVVHYTCLVDILSRTGRLELALNTIQEMPTQFQAQAWAPFLSACRTYCDVGLGEVANRSILCSNPRNPVNHVLMANLYTSMDKWKEAAMVRSLIGDKGLFKEPGCSQL from the exons atgcagATTCATAGGTTCTCCCCATCTTCCACTTTGATTATTAAGAGGCCTCTTTATCTATGGAATCTGACGATTAGAATCTCTGTCAATGGCGGGTTCTTCACCGA TCTTGAAACCTACTCGTTCATGCGCCACTCTGGAATTCATGGCAACAATTTCACCTTTCCTCTCCTCCTCAAGGCTTGCTCCAATCTTGCTTCGATCGGCGATGGCACAATGCTTCACGCTCACCTCATCCGTGTCCGGTTCGAATCAGACATCTTTGTCCAAACCTCGCTCGTCGACATGTGCTCCAAGTGCTCTGACTTGGCTTCTTCACGCCAAATGTTCGACGAAATGTCTACAAGAAGTGTCATCTCTTGGAATTCTATGATTGCCGCTTATTCTCGTGATTTTGGGGTTAATGAAGCGTTAAAGCTATTCAGAGAGATGTTGGGGGTTGGGTTTGAGGCAAATTCCTCGACGTTTGTAAGCTTATTATCAGGTTTTGCTGACCCAACTCATGGATCTCTCTTTCAGGGTCGTTCGGTACATGGTTGCATAACCAAGTTTCAACTTCTTGATGACACGCCTGTGGCAAATTCTCTTATGCAAATGTATGTAAACTTTGGTCAAATTGATTCTGCTTGCTCTGTTTTTTATACCATTAGCGACAAGACAGTTATTTCTTGGACAATAATGCTTGGTGGTTACTTGAGAGCTGGGGCTGTTGCCAAAGTATTCGAAATCTTTAATCAAATGAGG AAAAATAATGTTGTATTGGATAAAGTCGTTTTTGTAGACATAATTTCCTCTTGTGTACAACTTGGAAACTTGTTTTTAGCTTCTTCACTTCATTCACTCCTCTTGAAAACTGGGCTCAATAATGAGGATCCTATTGGCTGTTTGCTTATTAGCATGTATTTAAAACGTGGAGACCTCTTGTCTGCTCGAGTAGTATTTGATTTGTTAACTGAAAAAAGCATCTATTCATGGACATCAATGATTAGTGGATATGCCAATGCTGGGTATCCCAGAGAAGCATTACGTTTTTTTACAATGGCAACACAGAATAATGTTAGACCAAATGGAGCAATGCTAGCTACTGCAGTTTCTGCTTGTGCTGATTTAGGATCATTAAACATGTGTAGGGAGATTGAGGCATTTATACCGCTGAACGATTTAGCATCCGATTATCAAGTTTCAACATCGTTGATACATTTGTATTGCAAATGTGGAAGTATTGAGAAGGccgaaattttttttaatagtatgATACACAGAGACTTGGCAGCTTGGAGTTCCATGATGAACGGTTACGCCATGCATTGTATGGGAGAAGAGGCAATAAATCTGTTTCATAAGATGCAAAGATCAGGAATGAAACCAGATGCTTCTGTTTATGCAAGCATTTTATTGGCTTGCAGTCATTCAGGTCTTGTGGAAGATGGACTGAAGCATTTCAAGAACATGCAATTGGATTTTGGAATAGTACCTACCGTGGTACATTATACTTGTTTGGTAGATATTCTAAGCCGAACTGGTCGTCTAGAATTGGCTTTGAACACAATTCAAGAGATGCCTACCCAATTTCAAGCTCAAGCTTGGGCTCCTTTTCTCAGTGCTTGCAGAACTTATTGTGATGTTGGACTTGGAGAAGTTGCAAATAGAAGTATATTATGTTCAAATCCAAGGAACCCAGTAAATCATGTTTTGATGGCTAATTTATATACATCTATGGATAAGTGGAAAGAAGCAGCTATGGTGAGAAGTTTGATTGGTGATAAAGGTTTGTTCAAAGAACCAGGATGCAGCCAGCTTTAA